CTTATGCTTCTGGTATATCTTTTTTCAAAAAGAATGAAGAATATGCGCATGGGGGGATATCAATTCATGAATGCTTAATACCCGTATTGTTAGTTGAAAACGCAGTGACTTCTTTTATTCATGCAGAAATTAAGGTTGTAAAGTGGATTAATTTGAAATGTGTAATAACCACTGATGTTGTGCCTGATGGTTATTCTATCGATATTCGCACAAAGTATAGTGATGAAAAATCGTCAATTGTATTATCGATTAGTAAATATTTAAAAGATAATACGGTTTCATTGATGGTTGATGATGCTGCTGAGCATGCTGCCGCTACCATTGTATTACTTGATGAAGAGGAAAGGATCATAGATAAAAAACCAACCACTGTAGGTGGATAAAAATTAACATATGGGATTAGATAAGATTGATCAATTATCTGCTAATGCTTTCGAAGGTTATATAGTACGGAAGGATTTGCTGGAGCAGTTTCGGAAAACCTATCCCGTTCCCACTTATGTAATTGAATTTCTTTTGGGCAGATATTGCGCTACAATTATTGAAAATGAAATTCAAGAAGGTTTGGAGATAGTAAAACGACAATTGCAAGCCAGAACTGTGCGTCCTGGTGAAGAGGAATATTTCAAATCAAAAGCTGAAAAGGAGGGCGTGGTTAAATTAATAGACATTATAACTGCCAAATTAGATGCTGATTCTGGTAGTTATTTAGCCTATCTACCTAGTTTGAGGTTGAATAAAGTAAGGATCCCATCAGAAGTAGTTTATGAGAATGACAGAATGCTTACGGGTGGGTTTTATGCAGAAATTGAATTAGAATACGATGCGGCTATTGCTCTGGAAAATAATGGTCGTCCTTTTGGTATAAAAAATATCCGGCCAATTCAGTTGTCTCAACGGGATGTATTGCAGGTTTTATATAAAGGAAGAGAGCATTTCACTTTAGAAGAATGGAAAGACTTTCTCATACGTAGCGTAGGAATGGAACCTTCTCTTTTGTCAGAAAAAGCAAAAAATGTTCTGTTTGTTAGAATGATCCCTTTTGTTGAGCGAAATTATAATCTAATTGAATTAGGGCCTAGAGGAACGGGAAAATCACATTTATATCAACAAATTTCCCCTTATTCACATTTGATCTCAGGAGGAAAGGCCACAGTGGCCAAGATGTTTGTAAATATGGGTAATGGTGAAAGAGGCCTTGTTTGTAAATATGATGTAATTTGTTTTGATGAAGTCTCTGGTGTTTCCTTCGACCAAAAAGATGGTGTAAACATCATGAAAGGTTACATGGAAAGTGGAGAATTCAGTCGGGGTAAAGAACCTATTCGGGCTGATGGCGGAATTGTGATGGTTGGCAACTTTGATGTAGATGTAGAACATCAACAGCGCATAAGTCATTTATTTGGCCCAATGCCTAAGGAAATGAGGGATGATACAGCCTTTATGGACCGCATTCATGCGTTTGTTCCTGGGTGGGATTTTCCAAAACTTAATAAAACATATTTCACTAATCATTTTGGTTTGGTAAGTGATTTCCTGGCAGAGTGCTGGACCCGGTTAAGAGATATCAGTCGCATTTCTACTGTTTTGCAACGCATTGATTATGGTGGTGCTCTAAGTGGACGCGACACTACTGCAGTAAATAAAACAATAAATGGACTATTGAAGTTAATGCAACCCAATCCAGAAGCTCCTGTTGCTGATGAATTGCTGGAATGGGCAGTCAAAATTGCCTTAGAGTATAGAAGAAGGGTAAAAGAGCAGCAGAAAAGGATTGGTTCAGCAGAATTTAGAAATACTCATTTTAGTTATCGTATTGGCGAAGATGGAGTTGAAACTTTTGTAACTACACCTGAAATTCATAGCGAAAATACTATAAGTGAAGATCCACTGCCCCCTGGTCAAATTTGGGCATTGAATGCAGGTGGGCAAGATGATACAACAGGATTGTATAAAATTGAAATCAATGCCGGTCCTGGATCGGGTGTCAAGATACTGAACAAACCCGTTCCGCCGCAGTTTCAGGAAAGTGTTCGTTATGCCGAGCAAAATTTATATAGTAAAAATAAAGAGCT
This window of the Chitinophaga sancti genome carries:
- the brxL gene encoding BREX system Lon protease-like protein BrxL codes for the protein MGLDKIDQLSANAFEGYIVRKDLLEQFRKTYPVPTYVIEFLLGRYCATIIENEIQEGLEIVKRQLQARTVRPGEEEYFKSKAEKEGVVKLIDIITAKLDADSGSYLAYLPSLRLNKVRIPSEVVYENDRMLTGGFYAEIELEYDAAIALENNGRPFGIKNIRPIQLSQRDVLQVLYKGREHFTLEEWKDFLIRSVGMEPSLLSEKAKNVLFVRMIPFVERNYNLIELGPRGTGKSHLYQQISPYSHLISGGKATVAKMFVNMGNGERGLVCKYDVICFDEVSGVSFDQKDGVNIMKGYMESGEFSRGKEPIRADGGIVMVGNFDVDVEHQQRISHLFGPMPKEMRDDTAFMDRIHAFVPGWDFPKLNKTYFTNHFGLVSDFLAECWTRLRDISRISTVLQRIDYGGALSGRDTTAVNKTINGLLKLMQPNPEAPVADELLEWAVKIALEYRRRVKEQQKRIGSAEFRNTHFSYRIGEDGVETFVTTPEIHSENTISEDPLPPGQIWALNAGGQDDTTGLYKIEINAGPGSGVKILNKPVPPQFQESVRYAEQNLYSKNKELIGDRDARMNEFSIQLRSFDASKSGNGMGMAVLIGMCSAILEKNTKGGLILVGQLNLGGSLDMVYNAVNLAEIAVEKGATTLLVPLNARKQLNELSDEMITKINIQYYIDLKDCLIKALLD